From the genome of Setaria viridis chromosome 1, Setaria_viridis_v4.0, whole genome shotgun sequence:
GGGTTGCCGAGCTCACGTGGTAGCAATCACAGTCATGGTGACGGCCAGGGGTTGGTGTACAGTTGTCGGTTGGCTGCTTGCAATGGATCACGGCGGCTAGCATTGCTTGGCAAAGGTCATTGCGCCGTGGGACTGTGTCTTAGGATGGCGTTTGCGGCAACGATATCATGGGATGACTtagcttgcagcggaccgcggcggATTTCTCAGCTCGGCTTGGCcatccggtgcggtacatcatCAGAAGACGGTGCAAGCGACAGACTTGGCTCGCTGAAGTGGCGGTGAAGGCTATGCGCACGGGTGAAGCAATGAGGAGAGGCCAACCTgtggcggcagctcggctaTTCGATGGTGATCTGGGGAAGCGGGGCAATATTGCGCACCACACCGACAacgacaaaagaaacggatccgtgacatggagtaccggggcgggcgtggcgaggtCCCCGCGTGAGAACGAGATGGAGTCCACCGACGGATGTGGTGAGGCCCCCGCGCAATGTGTACCGTGGTGGCggctgcgaggcagcctgcgagaggtccggattcggtgATATCACTCtatcaggtggagtgtggtgtctGCAGCGGCATTTTGGTggagggtcccgcatggcggcggcctcctcggtgGGGTGCAGTGTGCTTCCGTCAGGTTCCCTGTCGACGCAGGGCCACTCATGGAGGTTTCAGTGGCTACATGAGGGTGATGGTTGGTGGTGCCGCTGGGGAGAGTGGAGTGGGGAGGCCGTATTTGAGTTGAGTGGTGACCcgggttgatgtcccaatccaaccgggtgagtcttttgttgttttttttcttttcttttcctttcctggCTATGGCCTCCCAAGGTTGTAGTCTTATATTTTTCtactatatcaatgaaacacgCACTATCTTATGCATAGttctttcaagaaaaaaaatatatagcaaCATATGGTTTCAAATGTTTCCCAGAATAGATCCATTTCGTTATCCACACTAGCAGTACGACGGCAGACATATTTCAGTTACATACATATTAGAAGGACACcacatttcttcttttttccccttaaaacAAGAATAGCAACAAGTACCAGCAGACTGGATGTTATACGCGTGACTATATGGTTGAATACTCGAATCAACACACATAATTCGCCAGAATGTTTAAATGAAAATAGTAAACAGCTGAAGTCAGTACAGCAGCGGAATTCCAAACACATATATGCCTACATAGCTGCCTACTACATGAATTGGTACTATACAACAAACAATACATCAGAAAATGCCTACGTTAGTATTACGCTTCAAGGTGAAGGGCTGAAAAGGATTAACAACCCTTGACCACCAAGCCGTAAGTTATCAGCGCAGCCATTTAGTCTCGTGCATACGGGGATAGCTGACCAGACTTTCCTCGTATAGCATGGGAACAAGAGGTATAGCTGGCTTCTCGCATGGAGCTCCATGAGAAGAAGCAGCTCCTGTCATTTTCTTTGGAAGCAAGATCTCATCTGCGTCGTACAACTCCTCGATAGTCTCATTCACTGGATCATAGAATCCCATCTTCCTCCCGGTGCTCAGCAAGATCCTGCCATCCTTTGGATCAACTGCCAGCGGCATAACCACATCCGCAACAAGGGAATAATCAGGTGATGCTTTCAAGCATACCACATATGCTATATCCCACTCGTCATGCTCCATCTTCCATATCACCAATTCATTTGCCATCAGGTCTGCAAGGACAACACACAGCTTTCCCACGAGCTCTACCACAAACAAATGCCATGTGCTTTGGCTGCTCCAGTTTGCAACATTAATGTCCGGTGGGCAAGAGATGACATCAAACACGTCAGTGGCGATGTCGAAGGACACGATGGCATACTCGCTACTCGGGCCCAACAAAGGGTCGCTCATCCAGTATAACACCCCGGCCACATAAGCCGGTGGCATGTTGTTCACGGGGAGGGGTGGGACCAGGCCCTCTTGGTATCCAGACCCAGGCCTACAATGCCATACTGAGCAAGACAAGATATACTCGCGGGATATGAAGTTCTTGAATTCGTACAGCATTATCACAGCAACATGCTCCTGCTTTCGTGGATTGAACCCCAAGCCAACACTCTTATTACCTATCGTGAAAGCATGATCCTGCATTATCCAACCATCAGTAGGTGTCTCCCATGGTGGACATGGAAGTGACCCTGGATAGGAATTGGTGCTCCAGTAACCCGTGCAAGGGTTGTAGAGGTAGTCCCTTTCGCCCGTGATTAGCAAGTTCAGGCCATGGCAAGGCTTGGAACAAACCACCTTTGAGTCCAGCCGTGTGCCTTTATTAGCAGCCTCTGACTGCCATTTTTCCAAGGGGGCAAAATGGAAGAACTTTCTTCTTCCACAACCCTTGCTCACCATCTTGATCTTTATCCTCTTCTCCATGCTCTTATGAGCAAAGTAGGACTGGATAAAGCGCTTATCCTCGATGAATCTGCGCCATTGTTTGGACACACGCTTGAACTGTACAATGGATCTAGCAGGGAGACGGAGCAGGATCTCCTTAGTCGCCTTGGCCAGAGGAGATGAAAAAGATATCTCCTCATGGGTTTTGTGGACAGGAGCAAGAGTTTCTCTAAATAAACAGATACGTATTGCAGTGCGACCGCTTGTATAACTTACTCCTGTGTCTGCAACTGAGAGGATGGTTTTTACATTCTTTGACAAGGCATCATAGGAGTGAACAGTGTCAGTGTGACCAGATGTTGCCATAATTATTTTCTTCGTCACTGATCTGCCATCACCAACAGCACCAAGGACTCTGATAACCTGTTGGTCAACCAAATTTCTTCCGGCGTAATGTGACAGATCAATGTGAGTGTCCAACGACCAAACACCGGAGTTGTAGTCCTGCAGCTTCCAAATCTCCAGTGCGCTACTGCAATCAGGTGATCCATGGCGAAGGTCTCTGACCATGCACAAGCAGCCGTCAAGCTCCACCAAGTGCGCTCCTGATGTGCCGCACGGTGGTGACTGAACCCACCCAAAGGTCTCCTCGGTGACTGAATACGTGATGATTGAAGCTGCTAGATCAATGACTGAACACGAGCCGCCGCCGATCAGCCAGTGGAGCGAACCATTCGCGAGCACTGGCGGGAGATTCCACGTAAAAGCACATAGAATGGCGCGATAAGCAGTGGTGGAGAAGCTTGAAGGGATTCTCCCTGCGGCGGGCCTCCAGGTATCCCCATATTTGCCGCCAAGAGTGTAGACTTCACACGACACGTCTGGATCCTTGGGCTTCCTGAGCAATCTCATAACCTTGTACTCTTTCGCCCGGGCATCGAACCCAAGGCCAGCGCTGGAGTACAGCTCTTTCTGACAGGGCGGCAGCCGCGTGACCGCCCTGGTGGCCGCGTTGACGACGTAGtacgccggcgccaccgcgtcGTGCAGCAGGATGAGGCCACGGCACTGCGCGGCCACGCCGCCCACGAAGTCGCCCCTCAAGTCGTCGAGGGTGAGCATCAGCTTCGCGCCGCCGGGGCATGGCGGCGAGCAGGAGTACACCACCGTGGCGTCGCACGCCGCGGTAGCGGGCGCGATGAGCAGCAGCTTGGGGTAACGCGCCGAAGCCGCAGGGGCGCCGGACTCGGTCTGAGTCTCCCTCGCCATGTGGAGGGTGCAGAATTCGTCTGAGCAAAGGGTTGCGGCCCAGGCGCGGCACACGGCGCGGAACCGGAGGATGGACTTGACCGGCAGCCGCAGCAACACCTCCGTCATGATCTCGTCCGGCAGCTCCGGCCCGGTGATGGGTGACTCGGTCTTCATCCTCTTAGTGGCTCTCATCAGCATACCGGCCCCAAATCGAAGCGCTGGACCGGATCAGCAATCCGGGCTGGACGAACGGTACAAGAAATTTGGATGTTGGGTGGTGCTAGGCGTTGGGACCCGGGTGGAGTTATATAAATAGCGCCTGTAGGTTTACATACCCGAATCGGAAGAGGATCCTGAAACCGCAATGGAAGAGGAGACCGGGGGGTTCCGAATCTGACCAGGCACTGCCTGcgtctcctccttcctccgcgGCTTGTCCAGCAGTCCTCACCCCCATCTGGCGACGCCGCGGTGTCGCTCGGCCAGTGCGTCGGGACTCGTCGGgcggaagaaaggagaaggaagaggaggcacGGGCCATGTTGGGCCAAGTCAGCACCATGAATTAGTTAGAGGAGAAAGGCCCACTAGCCCGGTCGATTGTGTCACTGATTATTGCGGCCCAAAAAACTGGGCGGGCCTAAACCCAGACCGAATAATAACTGAATTacctttaaaaaaaagatggtcGGCTCGAGCCCAAGCCTGGTCCGAATTGGGCCTGACTCGGGGTGTTTGTataccaggtgctaaagtttagcagtgtcacatcgaatgttcggatgctaattaggaggattaaacataagctaattataaaactaattgcataaccatgtgctaattcgtgagacgaatctattaagcctaattaatccatcattagacaatgattactgtagcaccacgttgtcaaaatatggattaattaggtttaatagattcgtctcgcgaattagactccatctgtgcaattagttttgtaattagactatgtttaatacttctaattagcatccaaacatccgatgtaacatgtgctaaactttagcagcctgcatccaaacaggccctttgtTGGTCCGTGGAGTTAATGGGCGAGCTTGATGGTTCGAAAGAAACCCGGTTTTTTTCCAGCCCGGCTCGAGCCCAAGGTTTGCTCATGATTAATTTGAAGCAATGCTTTGTAGTATTCTATTGCTGGGAGCAATTTGCAATTGTTTTAACACACcatcatgcatatgcatgcttgTACTAGCAAATGAAAGAA
Proteins encoded in this window:
- the LOC140221678 gene encoding uncharacterized protein; amino-acid sequence: MKTESPITGPELPDEIMTEVLLRLPVKSILRFRAVCRAWAATLCSDEFCTLHMARETQTESGAPAASARYPKLLLIAPATAACDATVVYSCSPPCPGGAKLMLTLDDLRGDFVGGVAAQCRGLILLHDAVAPAYYVVNAATRAVTRLPPCQKELYSSAGLGFDARAKEYKVMRLLRKPKDPDVSCEVYTLGGKYGDTWRPAAGRIPSSFSTTAYRAILCAFTWNLPPVLANGSLHWLIGGGSCSVIDLAASIITYSVTEETFGWVQSPPCGTSGAHLVELDGCLCMVRDLRHGSPDCSSALEIWKLQDYNSGVWSLDTHIDLSHYAGRNLVDQQVIRVLGAVGDGRSVTKKIIMATSGHTDTVHSYDALSKNVKTILSVADTGVSYTSGRTAIRICLFRETLAPVHKTHEEISFSSPLAKATKEILLRLPARSIVQFKRVSKQWRRFIEDKRFIQSYFAHKSMEKRIKIKMVSKGCGRRKFFHFAPLEKWQSEAANKGTRLDSKVVCSKPCHGLNLLITGERDYLYNPCTGYWSTNSYPGSLPCPPWETPTDGWIMQDHAFTIGNKSVGLGFNPRKQEHVAVIMLYEFKNFISREYILSCSVWHCRPGSGYQEGLVPPLPVNNMPPAYVAGVLYWMSDPLLGPSSEYAIVSFDIATDVFDVISCPPDINVANWSSQSTWHLFVVELVGKLCVVLADLMANELVIWKMEHDEWDIAYVVCLKASPDYSLVADVVMPLAVDPKDGRILLSTGRKMGFYDPVNETIEELYDADEILLPKKMTGAASSHGAPCEKPAIPLVPMLYEESLVSYPRMHETKWLR